In Terriglobales bacterium, the sequence CTGCCCATACGTGCGTCCCAGAACCGGATCGTAAACCCCCGAATCCACGCGTATGGTCCAGTCGTCAGCTTCGCTGCGATTGTCGTTGTAGAACTTCAAGGGCTGCCAGGGTTCCAGTCCTTCCGCAATCTGCTCGGGAAAGCGTGTCGGATCCCCGGCAGCATCGAATGCTTGCCGCGAAACGAGTCCGTCGATCTCGTGATTTCCCAATCTGTCTCCCGGATTGCCCTGCCAACGCGAAAGCATGACCTGAGGGCGTTCCTGACGGATGAAGCGGACCATGTCGCGCAGCGCGTCTTCTTCATTCCAATAGCGCAAGGTCTTGGCCAGAGTCTTGGATAGGCCGAAGTCGAGGAAGCGTGACATACGAAGCCGAGCGCCGTAGTACTCAGAGGACCGCACCATCTCCAGGGTGCGACGAATTCCGAGCGGAGGACCGAAGTCGCCGCTGACAGCATCACCTGCAGCTTCGCCGCGACTCAGAGCAAGAAACGTCACCTGATAGCCCTTGCCTCGGCTCAGCATGGTGACGGTGCCACCATCTTCATCGTCGGGATGCGCAATCATGTATGCAACGCGGCCGGTGGTCTGCAGCTTGCGCAAAGATTGAGCCAGGGCGGCGGAGCCACGGTCCTCCGGCACGAGTGGACGCGCTGTGGCTGAGGGCACGGAAGCGAAAAGAGCTACGCTTGCGAGGGCAATTGCGAAACTGAGCTCTGCACGTTTTCTGCCGCTCACCATGTGAGCTTTAATGCGAACTGAAGCTGTCGCGATGTCGTAGACGTCGAATCAAGCTTTCCGCTTGAAATCACGTTTCCACTTTGATCAAAAAACACGCAGCATGCTGAGTTTTGAGCATTGTTCTTTAATGGTGGCGCAAAATTGCTATGGTTCAAAATGTTAAACGCTTCGACA encodes:
- a CDS encoding PIG-L family deacetylase, which encodes MPSATARPLVPEDRGSAALAQSLRKLQTTGRVAYMIAHPDDEDGGTVTMLSRGKGYQVTFLALSRGEAAGDAVSGDFGPPLGIRRTLEMVRSSEYYGARLRMSRFLDFGLSKTLAKTLRYWNEEDALRDMVRFIRQERPQVMLSRWQGNPGDRLGNHEIDGLVSRQAFDAAGDPTRFPEQIAEGLEPWQPLKFYNDNRSEADDWTIRVDSGVYDPVLGRTYGQ